A window of the Luoshenia tenuis genome harbors these coding sequences:
- a CDS encoding carbohydrate ABC transporter permease produces the protein MAKSKNQVTLPNGQVIVADPYATKKQLKKIPIYLLIIFLILITSVPLLSTLGMSFKTNADMYSVSLFPSSPEGWTLDWYNSVLFGKAQFYIYFLNSFKVSVIVMALSTVVSIFAGYSLSRYRKVFKPLNWFVYLLLVLQMFPIVLMLIPLFIIFNSLNLNNTHEGLMIAYLTFSLPLNIWMIQGFFDSIPIDMEEAALIDGASKFQSLVKVVLPVSSPGVGSVAIFAFNYCWNEYVLASLFLKPKELRTLPIGLQMFVQENTKEWGLLTAASIVTIIPILIFFIFMQRYLVAGLTAGAVKG, from the coding sequence ATGGCCAAATCGAAAAACCAAGTTACGCTGCCTAATGGGCAGGTCATCGTAGCTGATCCTTATGCGACCAAAAAGCAGCTGAAAAAGATCCCGATCTATCTGCTGATCATCTTTTTGATCCTGATCACCAGCGTACCGCTGCTGTCTACTCTGGGTATGTCCTTTAAAACGAACGCGGATATGTACTCCGTATCCCTGTTCCCTTCCTCGCCGGAAGGTTGGACGCTGGATTGGTACAACTCGGTGCTGTTTGGTAAGGCGCAGTTCTACATCTACTTCTTGAACAGCTTTAAGGTTTCTGTTATCGTTATGGCGCTGTCGACCGTCGTTTCCATTTTCGCCGGTTACTCGCTGAGCCGTTATCGGAAAGTCTTCAAGCCGCTCAACTGGTTCGTGTACCTGCTGCTGGTTCTGCAGATGTTCCCGATCGTACTGATGCTCATCCCGCTGTTCATCATCTTCAACTCGCTCAACTTGAACAATACGCATGAGGGCTTGATGATTGCGTACCTAACGTTCTCGTTGCCGTTGAACATCTGGATGATTCAGGGCTTCTTCGATTCGATCCCGATCGACATGGAAGAGGCGGCGCTGATCGACGGCGCGTCCAAATTCCAGAGCTTGGTCAAGGTTGTATTGCCGGTATCCAGCCCTGGTGTCGGTTCCGTTGCAATCTTCGCATTTAACTACTGCTGGAACGAGTACGTTTTGGCGAGCTTGTTCCTCAAACCGAAGGAGTTGCGCACGCTGCCCATCGGCTTGCAGATGTTCGTGCAGGAGAATACGAAGGAGTGGGGCCTGTTGACGGCGGCGTCCATCGTCACCATCATCCCGATCCTGATCTTCTTCATCTTCATGCAGCGCTACCTGGTAGCTGGCTTGACGGCCGGCGCCGTAAAAGGTTAA
- a CDS encoding carbohydrate ABC transporter permease, translating into MFRKSDALFAYGLVLPAFILLMLIRVYPVFNGFVLSFTDASITGIRQGYNYIGFENYIELFQDGEFWGAMIFTLWYVFCVVLFSYIFGLLAAVLLNGEIKGRAIWRSFLLIPWVIPGVVAVNSWLFALNPQLGFVNNLLVRQLHLFPEPIQFFSTPAAAQTTVIFTSVWKSYPFMMIMMLAGLQGIPEDLYEAARIDGASTWKQFTKITVPMLSSVTMVSTTLMTIWNMNSFEGIWLLTQGGPNGSTYVISVLAYFKAFYQMKLGYASAQSSINMIIMLIFSVFYIKRFQTDV; encoded by the coding sequence ATGTTTCGTAAATCTGATGCGCTATTTGCTTATGGTCTCGTCTTGCCGGCATTCATCTTGTTGATGCTGATACGTGTCTATCCCGTATTCAATGGATTTGTTCTGAGCTTTACGGATGCCTCGATCACGGGTATTCGCCAGGGCTACAATTACATTGGATTCGAGAACTACATCGAACTGTTCCAGGACGGCGAGTTCTGGGGCGCGATGATATTCACGTTGTGGTACGTATTTTGCGTAGTGCTGTTCAGCTACATCTTCGGTCTGCTGGCTGCTGTTCTGTTGAACGGCGAGATCAAGGGCCGCGCCATTTGGCGCTCGTTCCTGCTCATCCCGTGGGTTATCCCCGGTGTTGTAGCTGTTAACTCTTGGTTGTTTGCGTTGAACCCGCAGCTGGGTTTTGTCAACAACCTGCTGGTGCGCCAGCTGCATCTGTTCCCCGAACCGATCCAGTTCTTCAGCACGCCGGCCGCAGCTCAAACCACGGTTATCTTCACGAGTGTGTGGAAGAGCTACCCGTTCATGATGATCATGATGCTCGCAGGCTTGCAGGGCATTCCTGAGGATCTGTACGAGGCTGCTCGCATCGACGGCGCTAGCACGTGGAAGCAATTCACCAAAATCACGGTTCCGATGCTCAGCTCGGTTACGATGGTATCCACGACCCTGATGACCATCTGGAACATGAACTCCTTCGAAGGCATTTGGCTGTTGACGCAGGGCGGACCTAACGGTTCGACGTATGTTATCTCTGTATTGGCCTATTTCAAAGCCTTCTATCAGATGAAACTTGGTTACGCTTCGGCACAGTCCAGTATCAATATGATTATCATGCTGATATTCTCTGTGTTCTACATCAAGCGTTTCCAGACAGATGTCTAA
- a CDS encoding ABC transporter substrate-binding protein, which yields MQKRGITRIVCTALCAALAFALPGCGPAEQQTASTPPSETQSAANEPVTLEFWDMAWGPAEKYPVVAEEIIAKYKEAAPHVTIKYTNLPWSNWFETYSTAVASNGAPDVATGGGYMPFQFAPKGESADLQWILDEWEKEGALGDFPEGFVEYFTWQGRQVGIPYNFSPRCIFIRKDWLEEKGLQEPKTWDEFIQMCKAFTDKEKGIYGFAFGVTNNAGGSFTQWAINNGGFTYDEEGNAALNSESNLETMRFFNRMKQEGILPEGIENYTGDDAQKLFGSGRLGAIYGASDWIVNSTTGDVSRDQVLVLHPLESPSGLQKNCIFINGYMMFEQTEQKEEGMKFLKWWSENNADLWEKGGMGSFPTRQSFLDTLEVLKTPVVKQPFTEYIIPDSVQTVYPMQNGTPSAAVVEGQGYDKQLIQSALTQDEAQWKELLNKLNDELAGLIAEMDQ from the coding sequence ATGCAAAAACGCGGTATAACGAGAATCGTTTGCACGGCACTATGCGCAGCGTTGGCGTTTGCACTGCCCGGCTGCGGCCCGGCAGAGCAGCAGACCGCCTCAACCCCGCCCAGCGAGACCCAGAGCGCGGCAAATGAGCCGGTCACGCTGGAATTTTGGGATATGGCCTGGGGACCGGCGGAAAAGTATCCGGTGGTGGCCGAGGAGATCATCGCAAAGTATAAAGAGGCCGCACCGCATGTGACGATAAAGTATACTAACCTGCCTTGGAGCAATTGGTTCGAGACCTATTCCACAGCCGTCGCGTCCAACGGCGCGCCGGATGTGGCCACCGGCGGCGGGTACATGCCCTTCCAGTTCGCGCCGAAAGGCGAATCGGCCGATCTGCAATGGATCTTGGACGAGTGGGAAAAAGAGGGCGCGCTGGGCGATTTTCCGGAAGGCTTTGTGGAGTACTTTACCTGGCAGGGGCGCCAGGTGGGCATCCCCTATAACTTCTCGCCCCGGTGCATCTTCATCCGTAAGGATTGGCTGGAGGAAAAGGGCCTGCAGGAGCCGAAGACCTGGGATGAGTTTATCCAGATGTGCAAGGCGTTTACCGATAAGGAAAAGGGAATTTACGGCTTTGCCTTTGGCGTGACCAATAACGCCGGGGGTTCGTTTACGCAGTGGGCCATCAACAATGGCGGCTTTACCTATGATGAGGAGGGCAACGCCGCGCTAAACAGCGAGAGCAATCTGGAGACCATGCGGTTCTTTAACCGGATGAAGCAGGAAGGCATCCTGCCGGAGGGGATTGAGAACTATACCGGGGACGATGCGCAAAAACTCTTCGGCTCGGGCAGGCTGGGCGCGATCTATGGCGCCTCGGACTGGATCGTCAATTCCACCACGGGGGATGTGAGCCGGGATCAGGTGCTGGTGCTGCATCCGCTGGAGAGCCCTTCCGGGTTGCAGAAAAACTGCATCTTTATCAACGGCTATATGATGTTTGAGCAAACGGAGCAGAAAGAAGAGGGTATGAAGTTCCTCAAATGGTGGTCTGAAAATAACGCGGATCTGTGGGAAAAGGGCGGCATGGGTTCGTTCCCTACCCGGCAGAGCTTCCTGGATACGCTGGAAGTGCTCAAGACGCCGGTCGTCAAACAACCCTTTACCGAGTATATCATCCCCGATTCCGTGCAGACGGTCTATCCCATGCAAAATGGGACGCCTTCCGCCGCGGTGGTCGAGGGGCAGGGCTATGATAAGCAGCTGATCCAATCCGCCTTGACGCAGGATGAGGCACAGTGGAAAGAACTGCTCAACAAGCTCAATGATGAACTGGCCGGCCTGATCGCGGAGATGGATCAATAA
- a CDS encoding ABC transporter substrate-binding protein — translation MHRHSTLLCCLILVVAMAFSLIGCQQPSDPAQVQGGASSTEEPIELVFWDMAWGTAERYQPAVEKILAQYQTLHPNITFKYTNLPWANWFEVYSTAAASGSAPDVAIGGGYMPFQFAPSNESADLQWIIRAWEKEGTLDDFPEGFIEYYRYRDKQVGIPFNIDPRAILVRKDWLEDKGLAEPETWVDFMEMCKAFRDPEQGTYGYAFGVTSGGAGSFTNWAVNNGGMGFDRKGNANIDSDNNLLTMKFFSELKKADVLPEGIEHFTGDDAQKLFIAGKVGAVYGGPDWVEAIVDSGKFTADQLTVLHPLKSPAGIQKNALYFNGYMVFQQSEHRDEAMAFLKWFSENNASLWSEGGVSAFPVRTSFLKGIDTLKEPLTKAPFVEYIIPNSIQTVYPMQNGTPSASMAEGEKYGSQLMQAALTQEEEDWKPLLQRLQKELEKLIAEND, via the coding sequence ATGCACAGGCACTCTACCCTTTTGTGCTGCCTAATTTTAGTGGTGGCCATGGCTTTTTCCCTTATTGGCTGCCAGCAGCCGTCCGATCCCGCCCAAGTGCAGGGCGGCGCCTCCAGCACGGAGGAGCCCATAGAACTGGTGTTTTGGGATATGGCCTGGGGCACAGCAGAGCGGTATCAGCCGGCTGTTGAAAAGATTCTGGCGCAATATCAAACGCTGCATCCAAACATTACATTTAAATACACCAATCTACCTTGGGCCAACTGGTTCGAGGTCTATTCCACTGCGGCCGCCTCCGGCAGCGCGCCGGATGTGGCCATCGGCGGCGGGTACATGCCCTTTCAGTTTGCGCCCAGCAACGAATCAGCCGATCTGCAGTGGATCATCCGCGCCTGGGAAAAAGAGGGCACGCTGGACGACTTCCCCGAGGGGTTTATCGAATATTACCGCTACCGCGATAAGCAGGTGGGCATCCCCTTTAATATCGACCCGCGCGCGATCCTGGTGCGCAAGGACTGGCTGGAGGACAAGGGATTGGCAGAGCCGGAAACCTGGGTGGACTTTATGGAGATGTGCAAGGCCTTCCGCGACCCGGAGCAGGGCACTTACGGCTATGCCTTTGGGGTGACCAGCGGCGGCGCGGGCTCCTTTACCAACTGGGCGGTGAACAACGGCGGCATGGGGTTTGACCGTAAGGGGAACGCCAATATCGACAGCGATAACAACCTTTTGACGATGAAGTTTTTTTCGGAGCTGAAAAAGGCGGACGTGCTGCCCGAAGGCATTGAGCACTTTACCGGAGATGACGCGCAAAAGTTGTTTATTGCAGGCAAGGTTGGCGCGGTTTATGGCGGGCCGGATTGGGTAGAGGCGATAGTGGATTCCGGCAAATTTACCGCAGACCAGCTGACGGTACTGCATCCGCTGAAAAGTCCGGCCGGCATCCAGAAAAACGCGCTCTACTTCAACGGCTACATGGTCTTTCAGCAATCCGAGCACCGAGATGAGGCGATGGCTTTTCTGAAATGGTTCTCGGAAAACAACGCCAGCTTGTGGAGCGAGGGCGGGGTAAGCGCCTTTCCGGTGCGCACCAGCTTTTTAAAGGGGATCGATACCTTGAAAGAGCCATTGACCAAGGCGCCCTTTGTGGAGTATATCATCCCCAACTCGATACAGACCGTTTACCCTATGCAAAATGGCACGCCCTCAGCCTCCATGGCGGAGGGGGAAAAGTACGGTTCCCAGCTGATGCAGGCGGCGCTTACGCAGGAAGAGGAGGATTGGAAGCCGCTGCTGCAAAGGCTGCAAAAGGAGCTGGAAAAATTGATCGCCGAAAACGACTGA
- a CDS encoding ABC transporter substrate-binding protein — MEKFRSLSICLLLAAALMVSAVGCQQPDEGQTQPTGGGESKQPVTLTFWDMAWGTADRYVPAAEQIIANYKEVAPHVTINYTNLPWSNWFEAYSTAVASNGAPDVATGGGYMPFQFATSDEAADLQWIVDQWEKEGTLEDFPEGFMEYYRFKDKQVGICFNVDPRGILVRKDWLEEKGLAEPTNWDEFLEMCKAFTDKEKGTYGFAYGVAVDSAGSFTNWAVNNGGLSFDREGNAAVDTERNLQTMQFFSDLKKAGVLPEGIENYSGSDAQKLFGAGKVGAVYGGSDWAEIIMSSSGLTEDQLTILHPLTSPSGIQKNALYFNGYMMFEQSSLKQEGLNFIKWWSENNQLLWEEGGMSAFPARTSFMNSLSVFQKPVSKKPFVEYIIPNSVQTVYPMQSGTPSASMVEGQKYDMQMMQSALTQEEKSWQTLLKKLQAELEGTIQSMDQ, encoded by the coding sequence GTGGAAAAATTTCGCTCGCTTAGCATTTGCCTTTTGCTGGCCGCAGCGCTGATGGTATCGGCGGTAGGTTGCCAGCAGCCTGATGAGGGGCAAACGCAGCCCACCGGTGGCGGGGAGAGCAAACAGCCCGTTACCCTGACGTTTTGGGATATGGCCTGGGGCACGGCGGACCGGTATGTGCCGGCGGCCGAGCAGATCATCGCAAACTATAAGGAGGTGGCGCCGCACGTCACCATCAACTATACCAACCTGCCCTGGAGCAACTGGTTTGAGGCTTATTCTACGGCCGTGGCTTCCAATGGCGCGCCGGATGTGGCCACAGGCGGCGGCTATATGCCTTTCCAGTTCGCCACCAGCGATGAGGCGGCAGACCTGCAATGGATCGTGGACCAGTGGGAGAAGGAAGGGACGCTGGAGGACTTCCCGGAAGGTTTTATGGAGTACTACCGGTTCAAGGATAAACAGGTAGGCATCTGCTTTAACGTAGACCCCCGGGGGATCCTGGTGCGTAAGGATTGGCTGGAGGAAAAGGGCCTGGCTGAACCCACCAACTGGGACGAATTTTTGGAGATGTGCAAGGCCTTTACCGACAAGGAAAAGGGCACATACGGCTTTGCTTACGGCGTAGCGGTGGATTCGGCGGGCTCGTTTACCAACTGGGCCGTCAATAACGGCGGGCTGAGTTTTGACCGGGAGGGCAACGCCGCTGTGGATACCGAACGCAACCTGCAGACCATGCAGTTTTTCAGCGACCTGAAAAAGGCGGGCGTGCTCCCTGAGGGTATCGAGAATTATTCGGGCAGCGATGCGCAAAAGCTGTTTGGCGCGGGCAAGGTGGGCGCGGTGTACGGCGGGAGCGATTGGGCCGAGATCATCATGAGCTCCAGCGGCCTGACGGAGGACCAGCTCACCATCCTGCATCCGCTCACCAGCCCTTCGGGCATCCAGAAAAACGCGTTGTATTTTAACGGCTACATGATGTTTGAACAATCCAGCCTGAAACAAGAGGGGCTGAACTTCATCAAGTGGTGGTCCGAAAATAACCAGCTTCTGTGGGAAGAGGGCGGGATGAGCGCATTTCCGGCCCGCACCAGCTTTATGAATTCCTTAAGCGTCTTTCAAAAGCCGGTTTCCAAAAAGCCGTTTGTGGAGTACATCATCCCCAATTCGGTGCAGACCGTTTACCCCATGCAGAGCGGCACGCCCTCGGCCTCGATGGTGGAGGGGCAAAAGTATGATATGCAGATGATGCAATCCGCCCTGACGCAGGAGGAAAAAAGCTGGCAGACGCTGCTTAAAAAACTGCAGGCTGAGTTGGAGGGCACCATCCAGAGCATGGACCAGTAA
- a CDS encoding C-GCAxxG-C-C family protein, which produces MKKIEMSYRHKADTDYTREKFAGEKLNCAEASCKAVLRYFGQDTALSRAASAFGGGIGGQGLTCGAMTGCLIAAGLLLGRDEAKDGSTAALYTFAQELSDYMRQNFGSEKCGAITCRDEGEAAAQAFKDADGRNNVCAPIVMACVDYTIDQLTALRAKQA; this is translated from the coding sequence ATGAAAAAGATCGAGATGAGCTATCGCCATAAGGCGGATACGGATTATACCCGGGAGAAATTTGCCGGAGAAAAGCTGAACTGCGCGGAGGCGTCCTGCAAGGCTGTGCTGCGCTACTTTGGCCAGGATACGGCCCTCTCCCGCGCGGCCTCGGCCTTTGGGGGCGGCATCGGCGGGCAGGGGCTGACCTGCGGCGCCATGACCGGGTGCCTGATCGCCGCGGGGCTATTGCTGGGGCGGGATGAGGCGAAGGACGGCAGCACCGCTGCGCTCTATACCTTTGCCCAGGAGCTTTCAGATTATATGCGCCAGAATTTCGGCAGCGAAAAGTGCGGCGCCATCACCTGCCGGGATGAGGGCGAGGCGGCTGCCCAGGCCTTTAAGGACGCGGATGGGCGCAATAACGTGTGCGCACCCATCGTCATGGCGTGCGTGGATTATACCATCGATCAGCTGACGGCGCTGCGGGCAAAACAGGCGTAG
- the yfcE gene encoding phosphodiesterase, with translation MKLMIASDIHGSAYYCEQLFEAMAREQPDRLLLLGDLLYHGPRNDLPRDYDPKRVIALLNAHKDKLLCVRGNCDTEVDQMVLEFPILADYCILYEGGKMIFATHGHHYNEQTPPLLGQGDILLHGHTHVPVCRQTQGYTYLNPGSVSIPKEGSRHGYMVLENSRFLWKDLSGEVWQETAL, from the coding sequence ATGAAGTTGATGATCGCTTCGGATATTCACGGTTCGGCCTATTATTGCGAGCAGCTGTTTGAGGCTATGGCACGCGAGCAGCCGGACAGGCTGTTGCTGCTGGGGGACCTGCTTTACCATGGCCCGCGCAACGATCTGCCCCGGGATTATGACCCTAAAAGGGTGATCGCCCTGCTCAACGCCCATAAGGACAAGCTGCTCTGCGTGCGGGGCAACTGCGATACCGAAGTGGACCAGATGGTGCTGGAATTCCCCATCCTGGCGGATTACTGCATTTTGTACGAGGGCGGAAAGATGATCTTCGCCACGCACGGCCACCACTATAACGAGCAGACCCCGCCGCTGCTGGGCCAGGGGGATATTCTGCTGCACGGGCATACCCACGTGCCGGTCTGCCGGCAAACGCAGGGATACACCTACCTTAACCCGGGCTCGGTTTCCATCCCCAAGGAGGGCAGCCGCCATGGGTATATGGTGCTGGAAAACAGCCGGTTTTTGTGGAAGGACCTCTCCGGCGAGGTGTGGCAGGAAACGGCGCTGTAA